The window GTTCCACGAGCTGTCTCACCTTCTCCACGAAATCGAGGCCAGCCGCCACTCCTTCCGTGATTGTCTGTGGAAAATCGGCTTCGCCGTATGCTTCCGCAATGGCAAGCACGTCCCACACCGCATCTTCCTTTTTCACTTTCGGACCGAATGAAGTCCTGTTCTCGTAACGGAACGACAATAGTTTCATCTTTTTTATCCATCCCTTCTCAAAATCAATTACCGCACTGGCTGGCGCTCTATCATTCTGCCAGCCTTAGCCTATCTTCCATGTTACAACATTTCCCCGGATTTCTCTTCTCAATCCGACATTTTTTTTCCGTATGTCCCTCTTCGCCATATCCACTCGAGCGGACCCATGCGGAATTTGGACAACCAGATTTCCGCAAAAATCACTTGGATGACAAAGATGCCGCCCGCAATCCATGTCCCTGTTTCGAGATCCACCTTGCCGTAAAGCCCGAATCCATAGGAGTAAAAAATGAGTGTCGCTACGATGGATTGGGTAATATACGTCGTCAACGACATCCGCCCCGCTTTGGCGACCGGACGGAAAATCGACCGGAACAGCCGGATTTGCGCCAACAGCAAGAAGATCGCGATATAGCCCAACGCGAGAATCACACCGCCGAACGCCTCTTGAATAAATTGATTGGAAGCCGAAGTTCCGTATTGGAACGGAAAAGACTTCAGCCAAATGCCAGTAGGAATAAAAAGGATTGCCCCCATCGCTAGCCAACGTTTTAGTTCCCCTGCCCGTTCAAATAGCTTCCATTTCGACAAAACGGTACCCAATATCATTAGCGGCAAGATCATGAATAATCCGAGCAAAACGCCGCTCATCAAGCCGACTTGGAGCCAGTCATGGAACCTTTGCGCCATGATATCCATAAAATTTCCATGAGCATATGCGGAAATGGATAATTCCACTTGATGGATATCGACGAACGACGGATCCACCGATACCGGATCCAATTTTTCTGCAAGCTTCAACAACGCAAGAAGTCCGCCCATCGGCAACGCGTATAGGATAAATGCAATCGGCAGCAGCCACTTTGTCCGCAGCCGGATGAATAATAAAAGCACGAACCCCATCGCTGCGTAGGACAATAAAATATCCCCCGCCCAGATCAACAGGCCGTGAATCAGGCCAAATACGAGCAACAGGCCGAGCCGTCGGGACAATACCCGAGCGAACGGAGATCCGCTGTCGACCGCTTTCTCAAATTGCATATTCAGCCCATACCCGAACATGATGGCGAAAATCGGATAAAAACTTCCTTGGATGAAAATCGCGATCCCTTTATATGTCACTTCATCCGAAGGCGTACTGAACCAGCTATACGGGTCGATATACAAAATCGGCGTATGGAAAAACAACATATTGGCAATGAAAATCCCGAACAGCGCAAACCCCCGCATGAGGTCCAACGCTTCGATCCGATTCCCGAGGGCTGTCGGTTCTACTTTCAAAATCATTCCTCCTGAATAGGTACGGTCCTCTCTCCATCAAATAGATACAGGACCATTTCCTTAATAGGTATGTGCAAAATCTCTCCCAGCGCTTGCCGGTATAAATTCAACTGGATGCCATAGCGCCGCTGCATCTCAGCATCAGCTTCCTCCGCCGTCCGGAAT is drawn from Sporosarcina sp. FSL W7-1349 and contains these coding sequences:
- a CDS encoding DUF418 domain-containing protein, giving the protein MILKVEPTALGNRIEALDLMRGFALFGIFIANMLFFHTPILYIDPYSWFSTPSDEVTYKGIAIFIQGSFYPIFAIMFGYGLNMQFEKAVDSGSPFARVLSRRLGLLLVFGLIHGLLIWAGDILLSYAAMGFVLLLFIRLRTKWLLPIAFILYALPMGGLLALLKLAEKLDPVSVDPSFVDIHQVELSISAYAHGNFMDIMAQRFHDWLQVGLMSGVLLGLFMILPLMILGTVLSKWKLFERAGELKRWLAMGAILFIPTGIWLKSFPFQYGTSASNQFIQEAFGGVILALGYIAIFLLLAQIRLFRSIFRPVAKAGRMSLTTYITQSIVATLIFYSYGFGLYGKVDLETGTWIAGGIFVIQVIFAEIWLSKFRMGPLEWIWRRGTYGKKMSD